AGAAAAGCtctaaagaataaaatcaaagcCCCAGAAGTGAATATTTAATACAATATTATTCATGGAATAACGGCAAATTCATTTCCATGACTCTTCCAAACAAcctggaggctgctggagaCTCAAAGTGCCAGAAATTGAGCGTTTTTAGctttagttttttaattttgagaGTTTTTACTCTCAAAGACTTTGGGaggtggcagcagtggcagggaaaGATGATTTAACTGAGTTGGGGATCAATGGTTTCTCCTTCCACCTCAAAATTCAAGTTTTGACTgctcaaatatataaaattatttaattcaaaaGAATTTTGAGCCGCTTTGGCAccacagtttattttttgttgaaCAAATCTTGCCATGGAGCtctaaaaaaatcagatttttgcagattccacagcagcagctgggaaaaaaaaaaaaaacaaaacaggatttGGTTCTGTTGGAGTGAAAGAAAAGCCTTGAGCACTGAATTCTGACACATAAGGCTTTGGCTCCTGATTTTTTTGCAAGATTCCAtgggaaaatcctgggaattgGAGCACCAACATCCCCAGGGATTCATCCCAGTGGCCcaagaatggaaaatattcccTGGAAAAGCGCTGGGAGAGGAGATCAACACCTGGGCAGGGGCTGATAAGGTGGGGTTTGGGATAGGCTTTGAGAAATCCCAATCCataaatcatggaatggtttgggtgggaagggaatttaaatcccatcctttcccagcccctgccatggatAGGGAGACTTTTccctatcccaggttgctccaagctgaccttggacacctccagggatgtggAAACCACAGattttctgggaattccatccccaaatcccatttattcctgtcctctggcactgggaattcattcccccttatcctgtccctccatcccaaatccttctgCAGCTTCCAAAGTTGTcacaataaaaaggaagaaagctttaaaaattaaagctaatTAAGCACTGGGCCCACACCACCACCATCATTCCActgtaattattaaaatataaaaactccCAGCACTATGGACaggcaagaaattaaaaaacaattaaaacaaatcgcaataattaagattttttacatttaacactgatttatttatcCAAAAAAGATTTTAGAAAATGATGTtattaaaaaatccaacagGGCAGTGGGAAAAGGGGATGGACACAAAATCAGGGGaagctgaaattctgctttaaaaacctATAAACCCCTCAcgttttaaacattttcaacCAAATTTTTAAGAAGTTGAAAGGTTATTTCAAGAATTAAACGCTGCACTGAGCGACCCAGTGAGGACAGCAGGGGTTGCAATACCTTGTGTTGATCTTGGAAACACCTGAGCACTGCAGGTGCCTCCCAGCCACTTCTCCAAGGAATATTTAGGATAATATTTAgggtaaatatttatttattccaccTTCAAACTCCATAAATTCTCTACCacattccctctgctcccaaCCTTGGACTGAGACAGCCCCAAAGTGGACGGGAGGGATCTGGATCCCAACTTCCAATTCTTTATTCCAGGGAAATTTGGGACAAATAAATGATTTTAAGGGACTGCAAAGGCtctgtatatttatataaatcCACTTCTTTCTGAATCTACAGACAAATATCTATTTAATCCTATTCTTCTATTGAATATTCAATATTTCTATTACTGTTGTCACTCAATTTTATAAATGAAAGCATCCAATGGCATCACccaaaagttaaaattaattattctcatagaagtttttccttcctgcttaaATCAAGCCCAACCTAAAGTACTCAATGGGCAGCCAGGatggtttaatttattttttctctcttttctcttcttttttattgaaataaaaatgctttggtGTTATAAAGATGCAAATCTCCCACCTTCATGGCATAAAAAGGGACAATTCCTGCTCTGATTTGAGCAGGAAGTGaccaaataaacagaaaatacaagaaaatctCTTCAGCTTTTGGGAATAACTcccaaaaaaatctccttttttaaCTCCAGGATGCTTTGGATATGTCCTGAAGTTTGTTCTTGCTGTGGTTTTTAACCCTctgaaacaaaagtaaattattCCTGATCATCATTAAAGAATTTAACTAATTAAAGAGcttcaaaaatgtaaataattgaCGATTTTAGGTTTGAAACTCACcaaatttaattcatttacaACACACTAAGCCTTGAAATGAAGAAACCACCTCATGAGCCAACATAATTAACATACAGATGTCACCCTTATTATATAAATACAAGATATTAGCCtgattaaatgaaataaaacccaaatttAGTGGCTGAAAGGTGACCTCCTGTGGGCACCCAAAGCTACCTTAAGGTGGCTCAAGCTGGGGACAACAATGTCCCCTCCCCAAAAGTGTCCCCAACACCTTCACTGGTGCAAAAAAAAGGctagaaaaatcaatttaaaaaaaaataataataaaaaagtgttGTTTTTCAAGCTTGAAGTTCCAGGTCAAAAATTTAggagaaactaaaaaaaataaaattcacaggaaaaagCATCCTGGAAAAGCAAACTGCTGGAAAATCAAACTTTATTCTTAGAGAATAAAGCTAAACAATCCAACTCACTGGGAATacaactaaaaaataaaactcctaGAGACtagaactaaaaaaaatcaatcttatatgaatttaaaaaatcaaactcaTAGAGGATAAAACTGAAAAGCTAACTCATAAaggataaaatttaaaatatcaaactTCTAGAGAATAAAGCTAAAAAATCAAACTCATAGggaataaaactaaaaaaatcaaactcatatagagaataaaaccagaaaatcaaACTCTTAAGGgaataaagttaaaaaatcaaactcaTATAgagaataaaactaaaaaaatcaaacttctagaaaacaacaacaacaaacccctGGAGAACTCTGGAGCAGAAAGGACACCCAAAGTTCACTCCTTAAAATGGGACCCTCCTACCCCtccaaagctggaaaaaaatcaaaagaaacgGGAATAATTTGTTAATAAATCCATTTCCAgattttccctgctgctcttgaCCTAGAAAGATCAAGCAGAACCTActcttctccagcctcctgcAAGCTGAAGCCATCAAAATACGCCAAATATTGTGTGGAATCAagatttctgcaggatttttattctcatttctgggagctgcaggtcaCCCTCTTGTCCTGCCAATATTTAAAAGCTGGATATAGCCTAAGTTTTCAatggaaatacattaaaatattttatttgtgcttCAAGATGCTGACAATGACCTTCATGCTCACAGCAAATCTCCCAGTCCTGGCCCACAGCCGGCTCCAGAAGTTCCTCCAACATTCCCAAATTATTAAAAGGTGACTTTTGGGGACATTTCTCCTCTTACTCCGTCCCTCACACTGAAACTGTGACAACACCAGGAAGTTGAACAACGCCGAGATGAGGTGCTGGGagtcttaatttttaattaaaacaccCCAAATCACACTCAGAACGAAGCTGGAACCCAAGGAAATCCTGACAAGAGGTGAAGCTCAGGTTCAAGGGCCTGGACCCGAGTTCTAAAACCCTTACAAGAAGAACTTGGACAAGCTAATTATCCTTAATTTTCCAAAACAGCGCTTTTAAGGTCTACAATCAACGAccacagaaaggggaaaaaaggtgttttatcaCCCTGAGAGGAAAAGGACAAGAAGAGCATCTCGGAGGAGCAGGACTGTGCACGATGTGCTCGCTGAAACCCAACTTTAATCTCCCAACTATCCCCCGTGTCCTTGATGCCCTCGGCCAGCGCCAGcagctccatttttttcttcctcttttctcttattttttttttctttctttcttttttgtttttttttttttttcggtCCAAAGTGCCGCTAACAAACTTTGTCCTTCAGAGTGGCGGCTCGGAGCGCTGGGATTTCAAGGTCACTCGTGCAGGCCCCGCTCCAAGTTGGGCTGCGGCGGTGGCGGAGCGCGCCCGGCCCGGGGCTCGGGGAGAGCCCCCGGGACCCCTCAGCCCCCGCCGGGCCGCGAACCCCCCGCTCCCACCGCGGCTGCCGTGACCTTCGGCGCTGAGCTCCCGAGAAAAACGACAACAAAGGGCTGCCAGGACACGCCGAGAGTTTGGGGGTGTCGCGGCTCCGCTGTCGCCCCCCAGGCCCCGCGGGGCCATCGAGGCCAGGCCAAGGGCACCGTGGGAGGCCCCGCCGCGCTCGGGGCACCCCAGGGTGGGGGCAGCGCTGCTTTGTCCCCCCCCATCGCTGCCCTCACGCCGATACCGGCGCTGGGGGTGGGTCGGCGGGGAACCCCGGGGGTTCAACCCCAAACCCCGCACCGGGCACGTCCCGCCGTGCCCCCGTCCCTCCCGCACCGGGACACACGAGCATCCCCCGCCGCCGCGGCCTGTCTCCGGCGCCCGGGCCGCCCTCCCCCGCCGCCACCGCAGCGGCAGCGCCCCAGACTCACCGCCGGCCGTGTCCGCGGCCGGGGGCTCCCCGCCATAGCTTTGTCTTTGAGCGACCCCGGCAGCTGCGGGGcccccccgggccgggccgtgccTGCGGCCCCTTTAACGGCGGCGGCCCCGCGCGCCCCGCTGCGCGCGCCCGGCCCGCCCCACGCCCGCGCCCATTGGCTGCGCGCCCCGCGGCCGCGCTCTGCTATTGGCTGAGCGCCCCGCGGCCCCGCGCTCCCATTGGCTGGCGCTGCGGCGCAGCCTCGCCTGCCGCTTCCTGCTTTAAAGTTACCTTGAGCGGCGGCCGCAGGGGTCAGGAAAGCCCCGCCCCCCTGCCCCGCCCCGATTGGCAGCCTCGCCTCCTATTCAAACGCCTGAAGAGCCTGGCGAGGGCGGCCGCTGATTGGCCCGCGCGCCTGTCAATCACGGCGATTCCCGCCACACCTTcccggcggggagcggggccgcaCGTGCGCGAGGCGCGGCGGGAGCGCGCGCGGTCGGATCCCCGAGTTCCAGAAATTTTGGGATCTTTGGAGATCACCCAGTCCATCCCCCTaccaaggcagggtcacccgGAGCAGGTGACACGGGGACAGCTCCAGGTGGGGTTGGGATGTCTCCAGAGGGAGgttccagctgttccagggctgcagggaatgaagttCCTCCTCAGGGTGAGGTGGAACTcgttgtattttaatttatggcCACTGCTCCTCGTCCTGTCCCCGAACAGAGCCTGGCACCACCCTATGACACCCCTTGGGGACATTTTATGGATTGATGGGATTCTCTCccagccttcccttctccaggtccAGCTCTCAGTTTTTCCTCGTAAGGATCCCTGTCCAGCTTGGACAAATCTGGTGCttctcagaaataattaattccagcagagccacagccaaCCCAGCTCTCGCTGTTTCTCCTGGATCCTCCAGACCTCAGATCCTCTCCGTGTCCTCTATGGACcgtctccagcagctccttgtcctgtcctgAGTATCCCAGAACTGGATCCCTTGTGGCCCCAGTCCCAGGTTGGTGCTTCCCGGTGGGAACAGGGACATCCCCTCCCCGGCCTTATCCGTGGGAGTCCCCGGCAAGAGGGATCGGGATCCCACAGCCCTCCCACGGGGCTGCACCACCCCACGAACATTCCATGGgataagggggaaaaaaaaaaaaaaggaggcgGTTTTTCGGTTTTTCCAACTCCATGGTACAACCCCCTacagccctgggcaggatgAATCCCAGCAAAATTCCCGGCAGGAAGTGCAGGTGGAGCGTTCACCTCCAACACCAATCAATGCCTTTCAGTTTTAACCACACGCAGCCTCACtttcctccctccagcagcGCTTTAGGAGCTCTtggatgggatgggaatttgggaatgttGTCGGTAAAGAATGGGAATGGTCCACCATAAAAAGTTGTGGAAACCAGGTGGTATTTTAGCCTCTGAACGCACAAATCCCAGTTTTATCAACAGCACCCCAATGGATTTCAAACTGTAATTCCAAACTATAATTTCCTGCTGACAGGATtatccagggggaaaaaatattggGAAGCACAGCCAAGCCTTGTCCAGCCCTGCGGATTAAATCACTTTGAATCTGATAACGAGgagagattaattttaaaatagatctTCCTGATGATTTGGGGGAATAAAATTGCTTGAAACAtggccttaaaaaaaataaatactctgtTCTCTTCCTGTAGCATTcctcagataaaaaaaaacagggcTTGGAAGCTGTGGAATTCTGACTATTGGAATTATGTGAGGTACTTTGGGTGGtatgaaaaacaaacccagcaccCTTCCTGCAGAACAGAGGAATGCCTggctggaattctggaattctgagGGATTGATGTTCTGACTGGCCAAACACATTCCCTCGGGCCTTGTCACGTCCCAAGGGacccaaagctgctctgctgtgcttgggAATGACAGGAAGAGCCACGGGAATGacccacaggagcagctgatgcTCACAGCTTAATAATTCCTCCTGACAATAAAAACTGGTTAATTTTGGGAAGTTCTACAGTAAAGGGTTTATTTGTGGAAAAACCCCACTGAATTAGTTTGGGAAGCcctaaaatgtttatttcaatcATTGCAGCTCTCGTTGCTCTGAAATCAAAGAgggtttgggtgggattttgggaatgaattttcttttgaggGTGACAAGGGGCTGGAATGGAATGCCCAGAGCacctgtggctgcccctggatccctggaagaacctgggacagtgggaagtgtccctgcccatggaagtgagtgggactggatgggatttaaggtccctcccaactcaaaCCACAATTCCATGAACTACACAGTTACTAGGAAAACATTGGAAAAAGGAATGTTCTGAACCCTGTAGCTGTCACCTGTCTCTCTGAGGCACTTCTAGGAATCCACCACTGCACGTGATTCCCATGGGGCAGGAAAATGTGCTTGGACAAACAGGATTTATCTTGATCAAGCAAAATTAACGAGGGACAGACCAGCCAGGCAGGAAAAATGCCCGGCTCAAGGTCACCAGTCAAGTGCAGACACTGGAGAACCTATTCCTACCTGAAGTGAGCAGTCAAGGATTCTGCTGGATCCCAGAACCATGGAACATGTTGAGCTGGAAGGATCCtcaaggatcatccagtccaaccccaACAATGgcaccctgtgcatccctgggaaTGTTGTCCAAacattcctggagctctggcagccttgggaatgCGCCCATaccctggggagcctgggcagtgccccagctccctctggaggaagaacctttccctaaatccaacctaaatcccctcaggcacagctccagctgttccctgggatcCTGTGCCTGGTTATACCAGAGCCAGGTGTGATGTTGTCACCACCATGACCAGGTGAGCTGTCACAGAGCACGAGGACAAACAGACCCAGAAGGAACATCCCAGTCCAAAACCAGAACCtcatttaaggaaaaaactaAGGAAGGGCCTGGGATGCTGGCAGGGAAGTTTGATGGTTTGGTTTGTAGGCCTGGAGGAACAGGTAAGGAGCTCATGGGCTTTGAATCATCCATGCTCAAACAGCAATGGAGACAGGGAAGATTTGTTcccaaatccatggaaaatattCCACTCATGAAGAGAAATGGCTCAGAAGTGCTCTGAAGAGTCACATTCCAGAAGCAGTCACAGCTATTGTTCATCCTTCAGTGACAATCTGGAatctgccagagctgcagggtcTGGGGGTGGCCCTGCTACACAGCTCAGCCACCCCAAAGCTGCCTTGACAACCCTCAAACACTGGCAAACAAGGAACCCACCTGAATGAAATCCCACCCCAAAGAATTCCCGGTTAGCAGGCTATGCCCACACTGCTGCGCAGTGCCCCGGGATTTACCAGTGACCTGGGGGCATGTATTTTATTCCATCACCTCGGGGAAAAAGCAGGGTTTACGGAGACCAAAGGTATTCTCAcagctcttgctgctttttgagCACGGCTTAAATAATGCCCAAGACAGTACCAGAAACCCTTGACAGTGTTTTCGCTGTCCTGCCCCTCTTCCTGCCAAATACAGTGGCAGAGCCTGAAGAAGCTTCTCAAGGCTTGGCTGGCAAAAATCCCAAAGATTAGTAaaacagaaccatggaatgACAAAACATtatgggttggaagggatctttaaaACCACCGAGTGCCATCCCCTACCAAGGCCAagggcaccttccactgtcccaggtttctccaagccccatccaacctggccttgggcacttccagggatccaaaggcagccacagcttctctgggaaatctattccagcccctcaccagtctcacagccaagaatttcctcctaaaatcAAATCTAAACCTAAGCATCTGAGCTCCTATCTACCCCCTCCCACCCCTTTCTCAGACAGGTCAGGATCACAAACTGCCTTGGAATCACACAACCAGGAACAATTTGGGTGAAAGACACCTTAAAGcacatcccattccacccctgtcatgggcagggacaccttccactagactaCATTGCTCAAGGCCTTATCCACCTTGGCTCTGGACCCTTCCAAGGATGAGGCACCATAGCACATCCCCTGTGGCGGCCCGGGAAAACACCGGGAGGACTCCGCGCTCAATGCTGCCCGCCGGTTGTGAGGCGGCGCGTTCCCCGGACGCTGCCAGCCCCGAATCCCGGCTCTCAGGCCGGAGGGTCCCAGGCTCGGCCAACCCCGAGCCCGCTCGGGCCTgtcccggccccgccgcacCGCCAgccccccccccgccccgcgcgGGACAACTGTCCGCTCGCGCTCCTCTCCCCGGCCCGTCCCCGCCAGCCAATCAGCACCCGCTTCTCTGCGCCCGCCTCCCCCGCGCGGGCCAATCAGCGCGCGCGCAGCGGCCCAGCCAATCGCAGCACAGCCGTTGGGGTGTGGGGGGGGAGGCCGTAACGACCCCTcgggccgcccccgccccgcgtCCCCTCACGGGCCGCCGCCTCCCCCCCGCCGCGCTCCCCGCGCACTCACCGGGGCGGCCGGCGCCGCGACCTCCGCCTGCTCCGCCCGCTGCCCGCGCTGCCTCCGGCGCGGCCTGCGGGAGGCggggggggaaaaggggggCGGCCGAAGCGGAGTGAGCGCCGAGCGGCCGAGAAACAAGATGGCGGCAGGGCCGTGAGGCGTCGGGGCGGAGGCTCCGCCCTTTTTTGTccccccccttcccctcctcgGGCTGGGCCGCGGCGGCGCGCGCGGGCGCGTGACCCAGCGGGGATCTCGCGAGGTTTGCGGGGAGGCGGGAACGTGAGGGGCCGGGACGGTCTGGGAGGGGTCTGAGCGGTGACCGTGCCTTGAGGGGCCGCCAAATTCTGTCTCTGGCATAGATCTGCCCTGTCCTAAACCCCCGCGTGTCCACCTCTAGGCCTCTTGTGGGGAACCTTCcaatgtttttcttgctttataaATAGCAGAAATGCTGCGATGTTTTCCAAGTTTGTTTGCTTCTCTGTCAAGTATCTTCGTAATAAATTGGGTGGTAAATAAATCCGTTAGAGATGCTGGATAAAAATGCTTAGGGTATAATGCATTGCAATGAACTTTTCTCCACACCGGGATTTGGCAATTTCTGGGAACTTTTTAAATAGGAGTTCGTTTGAAGTGCAATTTAAACACATGCAGTGTTCCTGAGTTGACTCACTCCCAGAGTCCCATTATGTAGCTCAACTATATCTGcccacaaaagaagaaaaagaactgtTTTACATATCTGGGAGACCACAGAGTTCTGATTGTTCACATTGtgggagaaaaatattcctgaaatcGATTTAAATAGATAAAGGAATTAAAGatcctttttttctcagagtGGAGACTGGAAGCAGCTGATAAtcagaagaaaaaccccaaaagcagcCCTAAAGGAAGGGGAAGCAAAGGCTGCCTTGACATTCCCCTCAAATCCATCAGTTCTGGAACAACATCCAACTGGAGTAAtgaggaaaaataggaaaagtttgtattttcatgGGGGGTGGATTTCTACTCCTTTTAAGCTTTTCCTTGAAGCCAcagagggctggagctccaccaggagctgctgccttaTTCCCAGCCCCTCATCTGGGAATTGCCATCTCCTTTCCTGCAGGGATTCCATCCCAAAGATTCTCCAGGTGCCTGCCTGGATCCTCCAAGATCCCTTCCCCATGTGACAGTTTCATCCTGTGGATCCTCACAATTCCATGGAGGAACCTAAGGAATTTATTCCCACCCCTGGATGGATTTCTGTTGTTATCCATGGTAGGACTCTCAGGAATCTTTGGGATTCTGCTTTAATAGATTAATTATATCAATTAATAGATCAGTACTTTTCTATTGGaattttttgcatttccaacagatttttttttttgcctttctgtacATCCATTTAACAACAACTCTGCTCCACCAGGATATCCCTGGCAGTGCAATCCCAGGGATCATCCAGGGACGttcctggctgagctgctccctcagcacaggaagatTTTCTCCTGCCATCCTGGAGCTTCTTCAAGCCAAGgtctgtgccctgctcctgccagctctcccagttCCCAGCTTTCCAGGACACACTGAGGGGTGACTCATGCTGCCTCAGGatttttcccatgaaaaaattcccttttccttagGAGTGACTCCATCTTTTTGCCTCCTCGCTGTCCTTCTGGTGGCCCAATTTGCAGCCTGGccaagtttctttttttaatatcgTTTTTAATATCATTGTTCaggttataaaaataaatcccttgAAATATTGTTTGGGATGAGAAAAGAAAGTGGGATCCCACAGGGCTGCTACACTTCCAGTCACCCTTCCCAAAATTGGTGGCTGGGTCTGCCCTGCCAGAGGACAAAATCCCATTCCTGCAAgcacagggatttgggatttgtggGTTTTGTGGAAGAAATGGGGGAAATGGGACACATTTCTGTGTCCTCTTTGGGCTGGGAGCTCGGCTGCCCTGGTGGCTCCGTGCTGGCACCGGAGTGGGAAATGTCTTGCAGCAAAATTCCTGCAGTTTTATTGGAAGTCTTGAGACTGAGGGCACTTGTAAGGCAgccaagagaaataaaagtcGGGATCATGgagtgatttgggttggaaggacaTTCAGGATCATCCAATTCCACCTCcttcccactatcccagcttgctccaacCTGGAATTGAATACTTCCCAGGTAttcccacagcttccctgggaaatcCATTCCCCACCCTCACGGCTGCTCcagtttggggttgtttttttttttaattcccgaatttctgagctgtttccttctgtttcagCACCGAGGACGACGATCCATCCCCACAATTCCCTGGAAAACGCCccatttattaattaattaccgagcactgctgctcctgctgctgccaggcccagctgtcccagcacccAGCTTGGatgcagctcctctccagggaTTTCTGGACAATCCCCCCTTGCTCCTCCTCCCGCCGGATCCTTTTGTGCGGCTCCGTTTCCTCCCCACCTGCTCCCTTTTCCAGCCGCAATGGATCCATTGTCTGGAGCTGCTCGGCTTTTCCCACAGGGATTGCAGCTCCACAGAGCTCCCTGTCAGCCTGCCCGGAACGTGGAGGAGCCaaggaaaacatgaaacagggaagggaagaaaaaaaaaaaaaaaaggaaaggagaaagtgCTTTTGCAGGAATTTGGTGGCGCTCTGATGAGTTTGGATTTACCCAGCACCTTCCAACtgctcatcccatccctcccatGCTTCCCACTGCACCCCAGACCTAGATTTGGGAGCCAAGGATTCGTCTGGCACCAAGGAAAACCAGCTcggagcagcagagacaaggctgacccttcccagctcagcccctgccatCCCCTGGGATTCCTGTTTCAGCAGGACTCTGGATTTATCCCAAACCAGCTGTTGCTTTGGGGCAATAATCCACAGGCATGGGAAAACCTGGATATAAATTCTTTCTGGACATGGACACACTTGCTTTATGGATCTGCAGGAAAAAGAGGCCATTTAGGGCCAGATTTGGGGGCCTGACCCTTTGTGCCACATCCCACCTGGTGCCTGTCCTAGCTGGGATGATCCATAGGGTATTAAAGGATATCTAAGGATATTTAGGAATATGTCTATGCCTGGACACTGATTTGTTTAAACCTTCTGCTCTGAAATTAAACCTCTGGGAATATATTTTGACCTTTGGGTGTTCCCAAAGGATTCCTTGAGGGCCCAGAATTCCTGAGGGATGATCCAGGATCAACTGTGGGCTTGTGGGTCCCCTTTTATGCTCAGGTTTGAACCTGTGTGCCaggaaattttactttttctaatCCAGATGGGAATTCCCAACAGAATCCTGGTCTCCCTCATTTTCCCAGCCCTCATTTCCTAAGGAAGAGctgacagaaaacaggaaaaacctACAAAACTTTAGGATCAGCACTGGGAGCTGAGGTGCTCAGCCTGGTGATGATTGGGAGGCCTCATTCCCAATATTCCCActctgctggcagaggggagaggaTTTCCCAGGAATGCACCTCCTGCCCAGTTCAaccccctggctgtcccagtATCCAGCTGGTGAGCTCTGGTGACCTGATTGCTCCTGCCAGGAGATTTTCCAGTGtctccacacagctcctgctcctgccagaaCTGGGACACGCCtctggcagggagaagggaaggagctgacccagctccagcagctcatcCTGCTGGGCACTTCCAGAGGGGCCAGGGCTCATctcacagccaggacagggactGGCACCTTCCTAGAGCAGGGTTATTCCAGGGAATCCCCACTGGGATTCCCAGTCCTGCCATAAACCAGCCCCTTTCCATAACCCTTCTCCAGAtgcagcttctccttccctgaATGCAGTTCCAGGAC
Above is a window of Parus major isolate Abel chromosome 23, Parus_major1.1, whole genome shotgun sequence DNA encoding:
- the LOC107214140 gene encoding uncharacterized protein LOC107214140, encoding MDIPGSAIPGIIQGRSWLSCSLSTGRFSPAILELLQAKQNSCSFIGSLETEGTCKAAKRNKSRDHGVIWVGRTFRIIQFHLLPTIPACSNLELNTSQHRGRRSIPTIPWKTPHLLINYRALLLLLLPGPAVPAPSLDAAPLQGFLDNPPLLLLPPDPFVRLRFLPTCSLFQPQWIHCLELLGFSHRDCSSTELPVSLPGTWRSQGKHETGKGRKKKKKGKEKVLLQEFGGALMSLDLPSTFQLLIPSLPCFPLHPRPRFGSQGFVWHQGKPARSSRDKADPSQLSPCHPLGFLFQQDSGFIPNQLLLWGNNPQAWENLDINSFWTWTHLLYGSAGKRGHLGPDLGA